A single region of the Thioalkalivibrio nitratireducens DSM 14787 genome encodes:
- the metK gene encoding methionine adenosyltransferase — MPSSFLFTSESVSEGHPDKMADQISDAIVDAIVAQDPHARIACETLVKTGMVLLAGEITTRATLDYEKIVRETVCAIGYDNSEVGFDGHTCAVLNALGQQSADISMGVDRDVSDRANQGAGDQGLMFGYATRETETLMPAPIYYAHQLVRRQAKLRKNGTLAWLRPDAKSQVTLRYTGGRPAGIDAVVLSTQHRPEITQKDLHEAVMEEILRPVLPAQWLEHCARDQIHINPTGQFVIGGPVGDCGLTGRKIIVDTYGGMARHGGGAFSGKDPSKVDRSAAYAGRYVAKNIVAAGLADKCEIQVSYAIGVARPTSISVDTFGTGRVDDDRIVALVREHFDLRPWGLIQALDLLRPLYRQTAAYGHFGRDDVDLPWERTDRAEELRAAAGLA; from the coding sequence ATGCCCAGCAGCTTCCTTTTCACATCGGAATCGGTCTCTGAAGGCCATCCCGACAAGATGGCCGACCAGATCTCGGACGCGATCGTCGATGCCATCGTCGCCCAGGATCCGCACGCCCGCATCGCCTGCGAGACGCTGGTGAAGACCGGCATGGTGCTGCTGGCCGGGGAAATCACGACACGCGCGACGCTCGACTACGAGAAGATCGTGCGCGAGACCGTCTGCGCGATCGGCTACGATAACTCGGAAGTCGGGTTCGACGGCCATACCTGCGCGGTGCTCAATGCGCTCGGTCAGCAGTCCGCGGACATCTCGATGGGCGTCGACCGGGACGTCTCCGACCGCGCGAACCAGGGCGCGGGCGACCAGGGGCTGATGTTCGGCTACGCGACCCGGGAGACCGAGACGCTGATGCCGGCACCGATCTATTACGCACACCAGCTGGTGCGACGCCAGGCGAAGCTACGCAAGAACGGAACGCTGGCCTGGCTGCGCCCCGACGCGAAAAGTCAGGTCACTTTGCGTTATACTGGTGGGCGGCCTGCGGGTATCGATGCAGTCGTGCTGTCCACTCAGCACCGACCGGAGATCACCCAGAAGGATCTGCACGAGGCGGTGATGGAAGAGATCCTGCGCCCGGTGCTGCCCGCACAGTGGCTGGAGCACTGCGCGCGCGACCAGATCCACATCAACCCGACAGGGCAGTTCGTGATCGGGGGGCCGGTCGGTGACTGCGGCCTGACCGGCCGCAAGATCATCGTGGACACCTACGGCGGCATGGCCCGCCACGGCGGCGGTGCCTTCTCCGGGAAGGACCCGTCGAAGGTCGATCGCTCCGCCGCCTATGCCGGCCGGTACGTGGCGAAGAACATCGTCGCGGCCGGGCTGGCCGACAAGTGCGAGATCCAGGTGTCCTACGCGATCGGGGTGGCCCGACCGACCTCGATCAGCGTCGACACCTTCGGCACCGGCCGAGTCGACGACGACCGGATCGTCGCGCTGGTGCGTGAACATTTCGATCTGCGGCCCTGGGGATTGATCCAGGCACTGGATCTGCTGCGGCCACTGTATCGGCAGACCGCGGCCTACGGGCACTTCGGACGCGATGACGTCGACCTGCCCTGGGAACGCACCGACCGCGCGGAAGAACTCCGCGCCGCAGCCGGGCTCGCATAG
- the ahcY gene encoding adenosylhomocysteinase produces the protein MNAVMNPTDNTDYIVKDINQADFGRKEIAIAETEMPGLMQTRDEFAKDQPLKGARIAGSLHMTIQTAVLIQTLEALGAEVRWASCNIYSTQDHAAAAIAANGTPVFAFKGETLEEYWDYAHRIFEWHDGGTPNMILDDGGDATLLIMLGTRAESDPSVLDNPTNDEERALFAAIRKRLETSPNWYSNIKKNIRGVTEETTTGVHRLYQMQKDGELAFPAINVNDSVTKSKFDNLYGCRESLVDAIKRATDVMIAGKIAVVCGYGDVGKGSAQSLRGLGATVWITEIDPICALQASMEGYRVVTMEEAADKADIFVTATGNKDVITRDHMARMKDQAIVCNIGHFDSEIDVAGLRKYQWENIKPQVDHVIFPDGKRIIMLAEGRLVNLGCGTGHPSFVMSNSFTNQTMAQIELFAHGDRYENKVYVLPKHLDEKVAALHLKKLGAQLTQLTDDQAQYLGLPVEGPFKPEHYRY, from the coding sequence ATGAATGCTGTGATGAACCCGACCGACAACACCGACTACATCGTCAAGGACATCAACCAGGCCGACTTCGGCCGCAAGGAGATCGCGATCGCGGAGACCGAGATGCCCGGTCTGATGCAGACTCGCGACGAGTTCGCCAAGGACCAGCCGCTGAAGGGGGCGCGCATCGCCGGTTCCCTGCACATGACCATCCAGACCGCGGTGCTGATCCAGACGCTGGAGGCGCTGGGCGCGGAGGTGCGCTGGGCGTCCTGCAACATCTACTCGACGCAGGACCATGCTGCAGCCGCGATTGCCGCGAACGGCACCCCGGTCTTCGCGTTCAAGGGCGAGACCCTGGAAGAGTACTGGGACTACGCGCACCGCATCTTCGAATGGCATGACGGCGGCACCCCGAACATGATCCTCGACGACGGCGGCGACGCGACGCTGCTGATCATGCTCGGCACGCGCGCCGAGAGCGATCCGTCGGTCCTCGACAACCCGACCAACGACGAGGAACGCGCGCTGTTCGCCGCGATCCGCAAGCGCCTGGAGACCTCGCCGAACTGGTACTCCAACATCAAGAAGAACATCCGCGGCGTGACCGAGGAAACCACCACCGGCGTGCACCGCCTCTACCAGATGCAGAAGGACGGCGAGCTGGCCTTCCCCGCGATCAACGTGAACGACTCGGTCACCAAGTCCAAGTTCGACAACCTCTACGGCTGCCGCGAGTCGCTGGTCGACGCGATCAAGCGCGCGACCGACGTGATGATCGCCGGCAAGATCGCGGTGGTCTGCGGCTACGGTGACGTCGGCAAGGGCAGCGCGCAGTCGCTGCGCGGGCTGGGCGCGACCGTCTGGATCACCGAGATCGACCCGATCTGCGCGCTCCAGGCGTCGATGGAAGGCTACCGCGTGGTGACCATGGAAGAAGCTGCCGACAAGGCCGACATCTTCGTGACCGCCACCGGCAACAAGGACGTGATCACCCGTGACCACATGGCGCGTATGAAGGATCAGGCGATCGTCTGCAACATCGGCCACTTCGACTCCGAGATCGACGTCGCCGGCCTGCGCAAGTACCAGTGGGAAAACATCAAGCCGCAGGTCGATCACGTGATCTTCCCGGACGGCAAGCGGATCATCATGCTCGCCGAGGGCCGGCTGGTGAACCTGGGCTGCGGCACCGGGCACCCGAGCTTCGTGATGTCGAACTCGTTCACCAACCAGACCATGGCCCAGATCGAGCTGTTCGCCCACGGCGACCGTTACGAGAACAAGGTCTACGTCCTGCCCAAGCATCTCGATGAGAAGGTCGCGGCCCTGCACTTGAAGAAGCTGGGCGCCCAGCTGACGCAGCTGACCGACGACCAGGCCCAGTATCTGGGTCTCCCGGTCGAAGGCCCGTTCAAGCCCGAGCACTACCGCTACTGA